One region of Thiomonas intermedia genomic DNA includes:
- a CDS encoding bifunctional 3-phosphoshikimate 1-carboxyvinyltransferase/cytidylate kinase, which yields MMTPETLDLPPLIGAGGRVVLPGSKSISNRVLLLAALAEGQTEITGLLDSDDTRVMLSALQSLGIGVQRDGASARVQGGAGRFPASSADLFMGNAGTAIRPLTAALALQGGDYRLHGVPRMHERPIGDLVDALRQFGCSINYEAQPGYPPLRIGASRFRLGGDVAVRGDVSSQFLTALLLALPLKAAEQDLVIAVQGELISKPYVEITLNLLRRFGVTVQRTGWERFVIPAGSRLRSPGRIAVEGDASSASYFLAAGVLGQLQGRGAPVRVEGVGRDSIQGDVAFARVLEDLGAQVRWGNDFIETDGLQPGLKALRGGEIDCLAIPDAAMTLAMTALFADAPTTLTAIGSWRVKETDRIHAMVTELAKLGARVESGADWLRIHPLQPAQWHSATIATYDDHRMAMCFSLASFGPADIRIADPGCVAKTYPGYFHDFARIARPVPVIAIDGPTASGKGSIATAVAEALGFDCLDSGVLYRLTAWAALRQGVALDDHAALAQLAATLPVTFAAGRIYLNEQIFEAAQLRTEEVGQAASTIAAVPAVRDALFALQRSFRRAPGLVADGRDMGTVVFPDARLKIFLTASADSRAERRYKQLISQGNPTILADVFADLQQRDARDTQRAVAALRPAADAKLLDSTDLSLAQTVEAVLALWRQHGG from the coding sequence CGATTCCGACGATACGCGCGTGATGTTGTCCGCTCTGCAGAGTTTGGGCATTGGCGTGCAGCGCGATGGCGCCAGCGCCCGTGTGCAGGGCGGTGCCGGGCGGTTTCCGGCCTCGAGCGCGGATCTGTTCATGGGCAACGCCGGGACGGCGATCCGGCCGCTCACGGCCGCGCTGGCGCTGCAGGGCGGAGACTACCGGCTTCACGGTGTCCCGCGCATGCACGAGCGCCCGATCGGCGATCTGGTCGATGCGTTGCGGCAGTTCGGCTGCTCGATTAACTATGAGGCGCAACCGGGCTATCCGCCGCTGCGCATCGGGGCCAGCCGGTTCCGGCTGGGCGGCGATGTGGCGGTGCGGGGCGATGTGTCCAGCCAGTTCCTCACCGCCTTGCTGCTGGCGCTACCCCTTAAGGCCGCGGAGCAGGATTTGGTCATCGCCGTGCAGGGCGAGTTGATTTCCAAACCGTATGTCGAGATCACACTGAACCTGCTGCGCCGCTTTGGCGTGACCGTGCAGCGCACGGGGTGGGAGCGCTTTGTCATTCCCGCAGGCAGCCGACTGCGCAGCCCCGGCCGTATCGCGGTGGAGGGCGATGCGTCCTCCGCGTCCTACTTCCTGGCGGCGGGGGTGTTGGGTCAACTCCAGGGCCGGGGGGCGCCCGTGCGCGTGGAAGGGGTGGGGCGCGACAGTATTCAGGGCGACGTGGCCTTCGCGCGCGTGCTCGAAGACCTCGGAGCCCAGGTGCGCTGGGGCAATGATTTCATTGAAACCGACGGCCTTCAGCCCGGACTGAAGGCGCTGCGGGGCGGCGAAATCGACTGTCTGGCCATTCCCGACGCCGCCATGACACTGGCGATGACCGCGCTGTTCGCCGATGCGCCGACGACCCTGACCGCCATTGGCAGTTGGCGTGTGAAGGAAACCGACCGCATTCATGCGATGGTCACCGAACTGGCCAAGCTGGGCGCGCGGGTCGAGTCCGGCGCCGATTGGCTGCGGATACATCCCCTGCAGCCAGCCCAATGGCACAGCGCCACCATTGCCACTTACGACGATCACCGCATGGCCATGTGCTTCTCGCTGGCCAGCTTCGGCCCGGCCGACATTCGCATCGCCGATCCAGGCTGCGTGGCCAAGACCTATCCGGGCTATTTTCACGACTTTGCCCGCATCGCCCGGCCCGTGCCGGTCATCGCCATCGACGGCCCCACCGCTTCGGGCAAGGGGAGTATCGCCACCGCGGTGGCCGAGGCGCTGGGTTTTGACTGCCTCGACTCCGGGGTGTTGTACCGCCTCACTGCCTGGGCTGCGTTGCGGCAAGGCGTGGCGCTGGATGACCATGCTGCCCTGGCTCAACTGGCGGCAACATTGCCCGTGACCTTCGCCGCCGGGCGCATCTACCTGAACGAGCAGATTTTCGAAGCGGCGCAACTGCGCACCGAAGAGGTGGGACAGGCCGCCTCTACCATCGCTGCGGTGCCAGCCGTGCGCGACGCCCTGTTCGCCCTCCAGCGCAGTTTCCGCCGCGCCCCCGGACTCGTGGCCGACGGGCGCGACATGGGCACCGTGGTGTTTCCCGACGCGCGGCTCAAGATCTTCCTGACCGCCAGTGCCGACAGCCGAGCCGAGCGCCGGTATAAGCAATTGATTTCACAAGGGAATCCGACTATACTTGCCGACGTTTTTGCTGACTTGCAGCAGCGTGATGCGCGCGATACCCAGCGCGCGGTTGCGGCCCTCAGGCCTGCGGCCGACGCCAAACTGCTCGACAGTACCGACCTGAGCCTTGCGCAGACGGTCGAAGCCGTGCTGGCGCTGTGGCGGCAGCACGGTGGTTAA